A genomic stretch from Candidatus Cloacimonadota bacterium includes:
- a CDS encoding SPOR domain-containing protein produces MPRLIPVLVLIAFSLSLNAQVRKDFKHLESLFSEGNLSEARQSITKLKPNKDDEHALVKYYEAILNKNNADALSLLTSCAEKYSKTHYGQLAMLEAAKIHILERDMNKAKTLLRRITSPDIVERFYWTAVVFYWLDDFSTAIANAENYIRLDASGIEVEAAQHLISDSYIKQKKYQSAISSLNKIGQLKNYDKQYHLYKLGLAYELSGNFKNAQNSYREGYELNKYSQVAFNIEERLFALRSKAPAIDLSFLYPYTPLDIQSECEQDSSLVVESFVAKTGTDISEIKLPEIDSSQPIKLIAKPINGNFLQAGRFSIETNAERLCKTIRAMKIPSSYYEDNTSEQITWVVLAGPFTSREYTDHARVLLNNVDINSFVVQY; encoded by the coding sequence AAGGATTTTAAGCATTTGGAAAGCTTATTTTCCGAAGGGAATCTCTCCGAAGCACGGCAATCGATAACAAAACTAAAGCCCAACAAAGATGACGAACATGCCTTAGTAAAATATTACGAGGCAATTCTAAATAAGAATAACGCCGATGCTCTTAGTTTACTTACATCCTGTGCAGAAAAATACTCTAAAACTCATTATGGTCAGTTAGCGATGTTGGAGGCTGCGAAAATTCATATTTTGGAACGTGATATGAATAAGGCGAAAACTCTGCTGCGTCGAATTACATCCCCGGATATTGTTGAAAGATTCTATTGGACGGCAGTTGTATTCTATTGGCTGGATGATTTTTCTACAGCAATTGCCAATGCCGAGAATTATATCAGGCTCGATGCTTCTGGTATAGAAGTTGAAGCTGCTCAACATCTTATCTCGGATTCATATATAAAACAAAAGAAATATCAAAGCGCAATATCCAGCTTGAATAAAATAGGCCAGCTTAAAAACTATGACAAACAATACCACCTTTACAAACTGGGTTTGGCATACGAACTGAGTGGCAATTTTAAGAATGCCCAAAATTCATACCGTGAAGGTTACGAATTGAATAAATACTCCCAAGTGGCTTTCAATATTGAAGAGAGGCTTTTTGCCCTTAGAAGTAAAGCTCCAGCAATAGATTTGAGCTTTCTATATCCATACACTCCTTTGGATATACAAAGTGAATGCGAACAAGATAGCTCTCTTGTAGTTGAAAGCTTTGTGGCAAAAACCGGTACCGATATCTCCGAGATCAAACTTCCAGAGATAGATAGCTCGCAACCAATTAAGCTAATCGCTAAACCCATCAATGGTAACTTCTTGCAAGCAGGAAGATTCTCGATAGAAACAAACGCTGAAAGGCTTTGCAAAACCATCAGAGCGATGAAAATCCCTTCCTCATATTATGAAGATAATACATCGGAACAAATCACTTGGGTAGTTTTGGCAGGACCTTTCACAAGCCGTGAATATACAGATCACGCTCGGGTATTGCTTAACAACGTTGATATTAATAGCTTTGTAGTTCAATACTAA